A single Bifidobacterium asteroides DNA region contains:
- a CDS encoding RNA polymerase sigma factor — MATKDTKSAKTAAVDTEKGRTSSTAGKTKTATRSKTSSKASRKTASRKSAATSTSATKTNRRPASKTAKKVEEKPILQQEEQEPDEDLLEDQEDDDQLDKSEDQLEDEPDEDDQEEDEASQVQDEAEEDRKAAHALAAKVKGAFVVDDSDDDENVTPSGNPKRRVVTAGATADPVKDYLKQIGRVSLLNAEQEVDLSERIEAGLYAQHLLDTEGEDMDFKRRRELKWAANDGKKAKDHLLEANLRLVVSLAKRYTGRGMLFLDLIQEGNLGLIRAVEKFDYTKGYKFSTYATWWIRQAITRAMADQARTIRVPVHMVEVINKLSRVQRQMLQDLGREPTPDELARELDMPVEKVQEVQKYGREPISLHTPLGEDGDSEFGDLIEDTDAIAPSDAVAFSLLQEQFQQVLETLSPREAGVIKMRYGLEDGQPKTLDDIGRVYGVTRERIRQIESKTMSKLRHPSRSQTLRDFLDQ, encoded by the coding sequence TTGGCCACGAAGGACACCAAGTCAGCCAAGACAGCCGCAGTGGATACCGAAAAGGGCCGGACCAGTTCAACTGCCGGCAAGACCAAGACCGCCACCAGGTCCAAGACCAGCAGCAAGGCGTCCCGCAAGACCGCGTCCCGCAAGAGCGCCGCCACTAGCACCTCGGCGACCAAGACGAACCGCCGTCCGGCCTCCAAGACCGCCAAGAAGGTTGAAGAGAAGCCCATCCTCCAGCAGGAGGAGCAGGAGCCCGACGAGGACCTGCTCGAGGATCAGGAGGACGACGACCAGCTGGACAAGAGCGAGGATCAGCTGGAGGACGAGCCCGACGAGGACGATCAGGAGGAGGATGAGGCCTCCCAGGTCCAGGACGAGGCCGAAGAGGACCGCAAGGCCGCCCATGCCCTCGCAGCCAAGGTCAAGGGCGCCTTTGTCGTCGACGATTCCGATGACGACGAGAATGTCACCCCCTCAGGCAATCCCAAGCGTCGTGTGGTCACCGCCGGCGCCACTGCCGATCCTGTCAAGGACTACCTCAAGCAGATCGGCCGCGTCAGCCTGCTGAACGCCGAGCAGGAGGTGGACCTCTCGGAGCGCATCGAGGCCGGCCTCTACGCCCAGCATCTGCTGGATACCGAGGGCGAGGACATGGACTTCAAGCGTCGCCGCGAGCTCAAGTGGGCCGCCAACGACGGGAAGAAGGCCAAGGACCATCTGTTGGAGGCCAACCTGCGACTGGTGGTCTCCCTGGCCAAGCGCTACACCGGCAGGGGCATGCTCTTCCTGGACCTGATCCAGGAAGGCAACCTGGGTCTGATTCGTGCCGTGGAGAAGTTCGACTACACCAAGGGCTACAAGTTCTCCACCTACGCCACCTGGTGGATTCGTCAGGCCATCACCAGGGCCATGGCCGACCAGGCCCGCACCATCCGCGTGCCCGTCCACATGGTCGAGGTCATCAACAAGCTTTCCCGCGTCCAGCGTCAGATGCTGCAGGACCTGGGCCGCGAACCCACCCCCGACGAGCTGGCCAGGGAACTGGACATGCCCGTCGAGAAGGTCCAGGAGGTCCAGAAGTACGGCCGCGAACCCATCTCCCTGCACACCCCTCTGGGTGAGGACGGCGACTCGGAGTTCGGCGACCTGATTGAGGACACCGACGCCATCGCCCCCTCGGATGCCGTGGCCTTCTCCCTGCTGCAGGAGCAGTTCCAGCAGGTTCTCGAGACCCTGAGCCCCCGTGAGGCCGGCGTCATCAAGATGCGCTACGGCCTGGAGGATGGACAGCCCAAGACCCTGGACGACATCGGCCGCGTCTACGGGGTCACCCGTGAGCGCATCCGCCAGATCGAGTCCAAGACCATGTCCAAGCTGCGGCATCCCTCGCGCTCGCAGACCCTGCGGGACTTCCTGGATCAGTGA
- a CDS encoding DNA gyrase/topoisomerase IV subunit B, with the protein MVAKKPDKGKSYGAGSLTVLDGLDAVRKRPGMYIGTTDSQGLMHCLWEIIDNAVDEALAGQCDHIKVILHQDGSIEVDDNGRGIPVDIEPRTGLTGVEVVLTKLHAGAKFGNSSYTAVGGLHGVGSSVVNALSSRLDVEVDRDGKTHRMRFHQGHPGTYQDPDPEHPSPDSPFKRTRKNRPTPLEVVGSVPKSRTGTRVRYWADPEIFNSTARFSYAQLIDRVRQTSFLVPGLKITVIDERIPATGSAEQDLRLEVDGEPAAEPDDQDVQGNLGEPSDSGDWPEEGAKDQPAEDAQADDADLSATERADRAMLQPEDESGHQRVEEFLHTGGVTDFVDFLSKGEPVSDIWRISGQDTYQEETQRVGPDGELHAEQVERVCGVDIALRWVNDYDSVVRSFVNVVETPGGGMHVDGFMNAMTRQVRKAVEANARRLKVNLKDSHTKVERDDVLAGLVAVVTVRIAEPQFQGQTKDVLGTAQVKPIVTRMTDDQFGQMISGSKRGFKEQSGQVLEKIVGEMHARVQARKTKEVTRRKNALESASMPSKLSDSMPGNDDIAELFIVEGDSALGTAKAARNSMFQALLPIRGKILNVQKASLSQMLTNKECASIIQVVGAGSGASFDIDQARYNKVIMMTDADVDGAHIRILLLTLFYRYMRPLIENGRVYAAVPPLHRIALAGKNKGKFIYTYSDDELEGKLADLHAKHIDYNPDVQRYKGLGEMDADQLADTTMDPRTRMLRRIRMEDAAQAAGIFPLLMGDDVPPRKQFIVDNADDFDRSKIDT; encoded by the coding sequence ATGGTGGCGAAAAAGCCTGATAAGGGAAAGTCCTATGGTGCCGGCAGTCTGACGGTTCTGGATGGGCTGGACGCAGTGCGCAAGCGTCCAGGCATGTACATCGGGACCACGGATAGCCAGGGGCTCATGCACTGCCTTTGGGAGATCATCGACAACGCCGTGGACGAGGCTCTGGCCGGCCAGTGCGACCACATTAAGGTCATCCTGCACCAGGACGGCTCCATCGAGGTGGACGACAATGGACGAGGCATCCCCGTCGATATTGAGCCTCGCACGGGGCTGACCGGCGTGGAGGTGGTCCTGACCAAGCTTCATGCCGGCGCCAAGTTCGGCAACTCTTCCTATACGGCCGTGGGTGGTCTGCACGGCGTGGGCTCTTCGGTGGTCAACGCTCTGAGCTCCCGACTGGACGTGGAGGTGGACAGGGACGGCAAGACCCACCGGATGCGCTTCCACCAGGGCCATCCCGGCACCTACCAGGACCCGGATCCGGAGCATCCCTCGCCTGATTCGCCTTTCAAGCGCACCAGGAAGAACCGGCCTACGCCTCTGGAAGTGGTGGGCAGCGTGCCCAAGTCCCGGACCGGCACCAGGGTGCGTTACTGGGCCGACCCGGAAATTTTCAACTCGACGGCCCGGTTCAGCTACGCCCAGCTGATCGACCGGGTGCGTCAGACCAGCTTCCTGGTGCCCGGCCTCAAGATCACCGTGATCGACGAGCGCATCCCCGCCACAGGAAGCGCCGAGCAGGACCTGCGCCTGGAGGTTGACGGCGAACCTGCTGCGGAACCGGACGATCAGGACGTTCAGGGGAACCTTGGTGAACCGTCTGACAGCGGGGACTGGCCAGAAGAAGGCGCCAAAGACCAACCTGCCGAGGATGCGCAGGCGGATGATGCCGACCTTTCGGCCACCGAGCGGGCCGACCGGGCCATGCTGCAGCCGGAGGACGAGTCCGGCCATCAGCGGGTGGAGGAGTTCCTGCACACCGGCGGGGTGACGGACTTCGTGGACTTCCTGTCCAAGGGCGAGCCGGTCAGCGACATCTGGCGGATCAGCGGCCAGGACACCTACCAGGAGGAGACCCAGCGGGTGGGCCCCGATGGCGAGCTGCACGCCGAGCAGGTGGAACGTGTCTGCGGGGTGGATATCGCCCTGCGCTGGGTCAACGACTACGATTCAGTCGTCCGCAGCTTCGTCAATGTGGTGGAGACGCCCGGCGGAGGCATGCACGTGGACGGGTTCATGAACGCCATGACCCGCCAGGTGCGCAAGGCCGTGGAGGCCAACGCCCGCCGTCTCAAGGTCAACCTCAAGGACTCCCATACCAAGGTGGAGCGCGACGACGTCCTGGCCGGGCTGGTGGCCGTGGTCACGGTGCGCATTGCCGAGCCGCAGTTCCAGGGCCAGACCAAGGACGTGCTGGGCACGGCCCAGGTCAAACCCATCGTCACCCGGATGACCGACGACCAGTTCGGCCAGATGATCAGCGGCTCCAAGCGCGGCTTCAAGGAGCAGTCCGGCCAGGTGCTGGAGAAGATCGTGGGCGAGATGCATGCCCGCGTCCAGGCCCGGAAGACCAAGGAGGTCACCAGGCGCAAGAACGCCCTGGAATCGGCATCCATGCCCTCCAAGCTCTCGGATTCCATGCCCGGCAACGACGACATCGCTGAGCTGTTCATCGTCGAGGGCGACTCCGCCCTGGGCACGGCCAAGGCCGCCCGAAACTCCATGTTCCAGGCCCTGCTGCCCATCCGCGGCAAGATCCTCAACGTGCAGAAGGCCTCCCTGTCCCAGATGCTGACCAACAAGGAGTGCGCCTCCATCATCCAGGTGGTCGGCGCCGGCTCGGGGGCCAGCTTCGACATCGACCAGGCCCGCTACAACAAGGTCATCATGATGACCGACGCCGACGTGGACGGCGCCCACATCCGCATCCTCCTGCTGACCCTCTTCTACCGCTATATGCGGCCCCTGATCGAGAACGGGCGGGTCTACGCAGCCGTGCCGCCCCTGCATCGAATCGCCCTGGCAGGCAAGAACAAGGGGAAGTTCATCTACACCTATTCGGACGATGAGCTGGAGGGCAAGCTGGCCGACCTGCATGCCAAGCACATCGACTACAATCCCGATGTGCAGCGCTACAAGGGTCTGGGCGAGATGGACGCCGACCAGCTGGCCGACACCACCATGGATCCCAGGACCCGCATGCTGCGCCGCATCCGCATGGAGGATGCCGCTCAGGCAGCCGGCATCTTCCCCCTGCTCATGGGGGACGACGTGCCGCCCCGCAAGCAGTTCATCGTGGACAATGCCGACGACTTCGACCGGAGCAAGATCGACACCTGA